CGCCGTACGGCGGCGACGGTGTCGGCGACGACCTCGTCGCGAGTGCGTCCGTCGTACTCGGGTGTCGGCAGACTCATCCCTGCGGTGACCTCTCGTCAGGAGCGTGGTGCGCGAGGGTGACGGTGATCTTGAAGGGGAGGTGGGCGGGGCAGTGCGCCCGGACCAGGCGCGTGAGCCGGCTCTCGAGGGCCCGCTGGTCCTCCCCGGCCGGGGCGGTCAGGGTGACGGTGAGCATGCGTCCGGCGCGGAGCGCCGGGTCGTCGTGGGTGAAGACGCGGCCGGGGTCGTCGACGACGAGCGCGAAGCCGGGCGGCACCCAGCCGTGGATCTCCCGGGCCTCCAGCAGCAGCCCGTACGGCGTCCCGCGGTGAGCGGCCAGGCGGGGCGCGAGGTCGACAGCCTTGCGCCGTAGGGTCTCCGGCCACCCCGGCTCCACCCGTGCGCCGGTGATCCGGATCAGCCAGTCCAGGAAGGCCGGTGGAGCGCGCCAGGGGTCGAGCACCGCGTCGAGGCCGCCGATCCGTTCCTCGGCCGGGGCCGTGGCCTGGCCGATCGCGGCCGCGAACGCGAGCGCGACCGTGTCGTGTCCGTAGACGGCCGGCAGGGGCAGGGGACGTGCGGCGT
The window above is part of the Streptomyces syringium genome. Proteins encoded here:
- a CDS encoding phage tail protein, whose translation is MSAYAARPLPLPAVYGHDTVALAFAAAIGQATAPAEERIGGLDAVLDPWRAPPAFLDWLIRITGARVEPGWPETLRRKAVDLAPRLAAHRGTPYGLLLEAREIHGWVPPGFALVVDDPGRVFTHDDPALRAGRMLTVTLTAPAGEDQRALESRLTRLVRAHCPAHLPFKITVTLAHHAPDERSPQG